In the Apium graveolens cultivar Ventura unplaced genomic scaffold, ASM990537v1 ctg5004, whole genome shotgun sequence genome, one interval contains:
- the LOC141702405 gene encoding uncharacterized protein LOC141702405: MQKGDRNPSNIGKAIILPASFTGSKRYMTQYFKDSLEICRTLGHPSLFLTMTTNTKWPEIQHMLKHMPGVDVADAPDVVARDFKMKVDQLIDMIKKKNCFGRCVGVMHVIKFQKHGLPHTHILIWLHPDDRPKTIEQIDKMVSAEIPDPEIDPVGYNAVSNYMIHGPCGSDYTKSPCMVKERLLIYLPGEKHVSFKAGDVLEDVCDKAISKKTKLEAWFDANQTFPNARNYSYSEFPNKFTWHPRPGIWKERKRGEVIGRLSEVHSSRKKGSRSFEDLKTVNGHIHETFKEACAALSLLQNDNQWHEAIVENSHTSLPLQLRAMFVNILAYIPISDPLRLWEVNWQCMSNDILIIRRHMLNDPHLYLSDEDLKNYALAEIEKLFNDIGKSLKDYATMPFPSEVYFSNAVNRLLQEETSYDKEELEILHEKNHGMLNPEQKNVYDSIIQNVYNKVVVFSMYMEVEDAARHFCGRHYVIAIVQKEILCFMLPHVE, translated from the exons ATGCAAAAGGGAGATAGAAATCCATCCAATATTGGTAAAGCAATCATTCTTCCCGCTTCATTTACCGGAAGTAAGCGTTATATGACTCAGTATTTTAAAGACTCATTAGAAATATGTCGAACTTTAGGACATCCTTCATTATTCCTTACTATGACCACTAATACAAAATGGCCCGAAATTCAGCACATGTTAAAACATATGCCTGGTGTTGATGTTGCTGATGCACCTGATGTTGTAGCCAGAGACTTTAAAATGAAGGTTGATCAACTTATAGATATGATTAAAAAGAAAAATTGTTTTGGCAGATGTGTAGGAG TGATGCATGTAATTAAATTCCAGAAGCATGGATTGCCTCACACTCATATATTAATTTGGTTGCACCCCGACGATAGACCTAAAACAATTGAGCAAATTGATAAAATGGTATCAGCTGAAATTCCTGATCCAGAAATTGATCCAGTTGGATATAATGCTGTGAGCAATTATATGATCCACGGACCATGTGGTTCTGATTATACTAAATCCCCATGCATGGTCAAAG AGAGGTTACTAATATATTTACCAGGTGAGAAGCATGTTTCGTTTAAGGCTGGAGATGTCTTGGAGGATGTTTGCGACAAGGCAATATCAAAAAAAACCAAGTTAGAAGCATGGTTTGATGCAAATCAGACTTTCCCAAATGCGAGGAATTATAGTTATTCTGAATTTCCAAATAAATTTACTTGGCATCCTCGACCTGgtatttggaaagaaaggaaaagagGAGAGGTTATTGGGAGACTCTCTGAAGTGCATTCATCAAGGAAGAAAGGTTCCAGGTCTTTTGAAGATCTTAAAACTGTTAATGGACATATCCACGAAACATTCAAGGAAGCATGTGCGGCCCTTAGTCTTCTACAAAATGATAACCAATGGCATGAAGCAATTGTCGAGAACTCTCATACATCATTGCCTCTACAGTTACGTGCAATGTTTGTCAATATTTTGGCATATATTCCTATTTCAGATCCACTTAGACTTTGGGAAGTTAATTGGCAATGTATGTCAAACGATATTCTCATCATCAGGCGACATATGCTTAATGATCCTCATCTATACCTATCAGACGAAGATTTGAAGAATTATGCACTTGCAG AAATTGAAAAATTATTTAATGACATCGGGAAGAGTTTGAAGGACTACGCGACAATGCCATTTCCAAGTGAAGTTTATTTTAGCAATGCTGTTAACAGACTACTCCAAGAAGAAACTTCATATGATAAAGAAGAACTGGAAATTTTGCATGAAAAGAATCATGGAATGCTCAACCCTGAACAGAAGAACGTTTACGATTCTATCATACAAAATGTTTATAATAAGGTAGTGGTGTTTTCTATGTATATGGAAGTGGAGGATGCAGCAAGACATTTCTGTGGCAGACATTATGTTATCGCCATCGTTCAGAAGGAAATATTGTGCTTCATGTTGCCTCATGTGGAATAA